In Stieleria varia, one genomic interval encodes:
- the nrdR gene encoding transcriptional regulator NrdR, whose amino-acid sequence MRCPYCHVDNDRVLDTRAAEGGYMVRRKRICTSCDRRFATLEKIEQLTVRVVKRGEIREPLDREKIRRGIERACSKRSITSEVIENVVQAIETEIYTNYDTEVSAAEVGDIVMRHLAELDEVAYIRFASVYRDFDNAQDFVQAIYAIMRRPQPVDERAAADDRDPENTPN is encoded by the coding sequence ATGCGTTGCCCGTATTGCCACGTCGATAACGACCGCGTCCTGGACACCCGTGCCGCGGAAGGCGGTTACATGGTCCGACGAAAACGGATCTGTACTTCGTGCGATCGACGCTTCGCCACCCTGGAAAAGATCGAGCAATTGACCGTCCGCGTCGTCAAAAGGGGGGAGATTCGCGAGCCACTGGATCGGGAAAAGATTCGCCGCGGCATTGAACGGGCGTGCAGCAAACGGTCCATCACCAGCGAAGTGATCGAGAACGTCGTCCAAGCGATCGAGACGGAAATCTACACCAACTACGACACCGAAGTCTCGGCCGCGGAAGTCGGCGACATCGTGATGCGGCATCTGGCCGAGTTGGACGAAGTCGCCTATATCCGATTTGCTAGCGTTTACCGCGATTTTGACAACGCCCAGGATTTTGTCCAAGCGATCTACGCGATCATGAGACGGCCACAACCGGTCGATGAACGGGCGGCAGCGGACGACAGGGACCCCGAAAACACTCCGAATTGA
- a CDS encoding helix-turn-helix transcriptional regulator, with protein sequence MSLSDQVASQAYLRSVDRELLRALRQCMQPSCGCGREHGVEDAHGDSASIGQLTECLGVTATAVRQRIERLLQQGLIDREKVVEGRGRPTFRYRLTVEGYRRSGADPTELADAMWREILALPDEVVRQQLIGSIAQRLGRQFAAKIDPNDSFNQRVAKLSTLLAQRQVQHRLTIREKTPEYTSPTSGANANGESLPGENTVELPVLDIGSCPYPSLTDASGDRSMCRMEEEIFSRALGTPVELSRCRLDGDDCCQFSAVATRENLPRESKPAEKTS encoded by the coding sequence ATGTCACTATCAGATCAAGTCGCCTCACAAGCTTACCTCCGGTCGGTCGACCGCGAGTTGTTGCGTGCGTTGCGTCAGTGCATGCAGCCGTCCTGTGGATGTGGACGAGAGCATGGGGTCGAGGATGCCCATGGGGACTCGGCGAGCATCGGTCAACTGACCGAGTGCTTGGGCGTGACCGCAACGGCCGTCCGACAACGGATCGAGCGTTTGTTACAGCAAGGATTGATTGATCGAGAGAAGGTGGTCGAAGGTCGCGGACGTCCGACGTTCCGCTATCGGCTGACGGTGGAGGGATACCGACGCAGCGGCGCTGATCCGACGGAGTTGGCGGATGCCATGTGGCGTGAGATTTTGGCGCTGCCGGACGAAGTGGTCCGCCAGCAACTGATCGGTTCGATCGCTCAGCGATTGGGTCGTCAGTTTGCGGCAAAGATCGACCCGAATGATTCCTTCAACCAACGCGTGGCAAAGCTTTCGACGCTGTTGGCTCAACGCCAAGTCCAACACCGGCTGACGATCAGGGAAAAGACGCCTGAGTACACGTCACCGACGAGCGGGGCGAACGCGAATGGCGAAAGTCTTCCCGGTGAAAACACCGTCGAGCTGCCGGTATTGGACATCGGTTCGTGTCCTTATCCATCACTCACGGATGCATCGGGAGATCGATCCATGTGTCGAATGGAGGAGGAGATCTTTTCCAGAGCACTCGGAACTCCAGTCGAGCTGAGTCGCTGCCGACTTGATGGCGATGATTGCTGTCAGTTTTCCGCAGTAGCCACGCGAGAAAATTTGCCACGTGAAAGCAAGCCTGCTGAAAAAACAAGTTGA
- a CDS encoding enolase C-terminal domain-like protein: protein MPLITHLSVRDIRFPTSDGLHGSDAIHADPDYSCAYVTLHTDVPGLSGDGITFTLGRGTQLCVAVIEQLQSFVVGRSLESITGDFANWWRAACNESQLRWLGPERGLIHMSFAAIVNAVWDLYAKSEGKPLWKLLSDMTPDQLVSVVDFRHISDVLTPDEAIELLKQHEQTKAVREAELLSTGLPAYTTSAGWIGYSDDYRRELCQKYLDLGFRHFKLKVGANLADDMHRATILREEIGDECALMMDANQVWDVGTAIDCMKELAAFQPLWIEEPTSPDDVLGHAKIARAIAPIGVATGEAISNRVMFKQFLESGAMQFCQIDSCRVGGVNELIAIMLMATKFNVPVCPHAGGVGLCNYIQHLSAFNYIAISPSLDKVVLEYSDHLHEHFVDRLNIQDARYRLPTMPGYSITMHDQSLAEHEFPQGSVWRSRKKGV, encoded by the coding sequence ATGCCCCTGATCACCCACCTGTCCGTCCGCGACATCCGATTTCCGACGTCGGACGGCTTGCATGGCTCGGATGCCATCCACGCCGATCCCGACTACTCCTGTGCCTACGTGACCTTGCACACCGATGTCCCGGGATTATCCGGCGACGGGATCACGTTCACGCTCGGCCGCGGTACCCAACTTTGCGTGGCGGTGATCGAGCAGCTGCAGAGCTTCGTCGTCGGTCGGAGCCTGGAGTCGATCACCGGTGACTTTGCAAACTGGTGGCGAGCGGCATGCAACGAGAGCCAACTGAGATGGCTTGGTCCAGAACGCGGTTTGATTCACATGTCCTTTGCCGCAATCGTCAATGCGGTCTGGGACTTGTACGCCAAGAGTGAAGGCAAACCACTTTGGAAACTGCTCAGCGACATGACGCCTGATCAATTGGTGAGCGTCGTCGATTTCAGACACATCAGTGATGTACTGACGCCGGACGAAGCGATCGAATTGTTGAAACAGCACGAGCAAACCAAGGCTGTTCGTGAAGCCGAACTATTGAGCACGGGCTTGCCAGCGTACACCACCAGCGCAGGCTGGATCGGATACAGCGACGATTACCGACGCGAGCTATGCCAGAAGTATCTGGATCTCGGCTTCCGGCACTTCAAACTCAAGGTCGGAGCAAACTTGGCCGACGACATGCACCGCGCCACCATCTTGCGTGAAGAAATCGGCGATGAATGCGCACTGATGATGGACGCCAACCAAGTCTGGGACGTCGGCACCGCCATCGATTGCATGAAAGAACTGGCCGCGTTTCAGCCCCTGTGGATCGAAGAACCCACATCGCCCGACGATGTCTTGGGGCACGCCAAGATCGCGAGAGCCATCGCGCCGATCGGTGTGGCCACCGGAGAAGCCATCAGTAATCGCGTGATGTTCAAGCAGTTTTTGGAATCGGGCGCGATGCAGTTCTGCCAAATCGATTCTTGTCGCGTTGGTGGCGTCAATGAACTGATCGCGATCATGTTGATGGCGACAAAGTTCAACGTTCCCGTTTGCCCACACGCCGGCGGCGTAGGGTTGTGCAATTACATTCAACACCTTTCCGCATTCAACTACATCGCCATCTCACCCAGTTTGGACAAGGTCGTACTGGAATATAGCGATCACCTGCACGAACATTTTGTCGATCGCCTGAATATCCAAGACGCACGCTACCGACTGCCGACGATGCCCGGATACAGCATCACGATGCACGACCAATCTCTCGCTGAGCATGAGTTCCCCCAGGGCAGCGTTTGGCGGTCTCGAAAAAAAGGCGTTTGA
- a CDS encoding glycine zipper domain-containing protein, which yields MSVMTPRQCFVALAALSCFVFASHAKAQNNTQRGATFGGLAGAVAGGLIGDHNDKAGAGAGIGAVVGAVAGGLLGNAADKDAQLARQQQYYQQQQHMAYQQQQQAVQMQSAVTLQDVISMSRSGLSDQVITNQIRQRGYIGTIAVSDIIALHQQGVSENVITSIQTIANNPQIVARPPQYSPQTHVIQREIVQPAPVIIHEPIIVHERVYPSYPRPSYHRGPSRSHIHMRF from the coding sequence ATGTCTGTCATGACCCCACGCCAATGCTTTGTCGCTTTGGCTGCCCTTTCTTGTTTCGTGTTTGCGTCGCATGCCAAAGCTCAAAACAACACCCAGCGCGGCGCGACCTTCGGTGGACTCGCCGGCGCGGTCGCCGGAGGATTGATCGGCGATCACAACGACAAAGCGGGCGCGGGAGCAGGCATCGGTGCCGTCGTCGGCGCCGTCGCCGGCGGACTGCTGGGCAACGCGGCCGACAAAGATGCCCAGTTGGCACGGCAGCAACAGTACTACCAGCAACAACAGCACATGGCATATCAACAGCAACAGCAAGCCGTCCAAATGCAGTCCGCTGTCACGCTGCAAGACGTCATCTCGATGAGCCGTAGCGGACTGAGCGATCAAGTGATCACGAATCAAATCCGCCAGCGTGGTTACATCGGCACGATTGCCGTCAGCGACATCATCGCGCTGCACCAGCAAGGCGTCAGCGAAAACGTGATCACGTCGATTCAAACCATCGCCAACAATCCTCAAATCGTCGCGAGACCTCCGCAGTACTCGCCACAAACACATGTGATTCAACGAGAGATTGTGCAACCGGCACCGGTGATCATCCACGAGCCGATCATCGTTCACGAACGTGTGTACCCATCGTACCCGCGTCCCAGTTATCACCGCGGCCCGTCGCGATCGCACATCCACATGCGGTTCTAG
- a CDS encoding metal-sulfur cluster assembly factor has product MALAEDKVRESLKQVIDPELYVNIVDLGLIYLVQIGEEKDDGRHDVRIEMTMTSPMCPAGPQLVAGTKSAAEELEEVDSCEVKVVMEPAWTPDLMTDEARDHLGIF; this is encoded by the coding sequence ATGGCACTGGCCGAAGACAAAGTTCGTGAGTCGCTCAAGCAAGTGATTGACCCCGAGTTGTACGTTAATATCGTTGACCTGGGGCTGATCTACTTGGTCCAGATCGGTGAAGAGAAAGACGACGGGCGACACGACGTCAGGATCGAGATGACGATGACCAGCCCAATGTGCCCGGCCGGGCCACAGTTGGTCGCCGGCACGAAATCGGCTGCTGAAGAATTGGAGGAAGTCGATTCGTGCGAAGTCAAAGTCGTGATGGAGCCCGCATGGACTCCCGACCTGATGACCGACGAAGCCCGAGACCACTTGGGCATTTTCTAA
- a CDS encoding GYF domain-containing protein, protein MTSWFVQRMDGNYQTEVGPLRPAELLAMVRSGEVTPGSFVRKDDSAWFEASKVGGLFEAAERPTVHYYCPQCETEVKEPPVTCPKCLRDIRKAHEVLTENKIATKRSDQASDAPQSSAKRSMQNWLRKRVDKK, encoded by the coding sequence ATGACAAGCTGGTTTGTGCAACGAATGGACGGGAACTACCAGACCGAAGTCGGTCCGTTGCGGCCTGCTGAGTTGTTGGCAATGGTTCGTTCCGGCGAAGTGACTCCTGGTTCCTTCGTTCGCAAGGATGACTCAGCGTGGTTTGAAGCCAGCAAGGTCGGGGGCCTGTTCGAGGCGGCTGAGCGGCCCACGGTTCATTATTATTGCCCGCAGTGTGAGACCGAAGTCAAGGAACCGCCGGTCACCTGCCCCAAATGCTTGAGAGACATTCGCAAGGCACATGAAGTGTTGACCGAAAACAAGATCGCCACGAAACGAAGCGACCAAGCCTCCGACGCACCACAGAGTTCGGCAAAACGCTCCATGCAAAACTGGCTGCGAAAACGTGTCGACAAGAAATAG
- a CDS encoding glucose 1-dehydrogenase, translated as MKAVAVTPGTPNSVHLEDIPEPSVDQVPDGKGVLVRVLKVGVDATDREINDALYGNAPEGDDYLVIGHESFGIVEAVGENVRRVRVGDYVTATVRRPGGSIYDLIGTNDMTSEEEYFERGINLRHGYLTERFVDEEEYIVRVPEGLKHLHVLQEPMSCAAKAVHQAYEAQRRMKVWRPKLAFVLGAGQIGLLTTLILRLKGIEVYTLARGAAPNLKSEIVSGFEATYVSTRETSIAELVAKSGKPDLIVDATGSSSLAFEAMQHLGHNGVVVWTSITGGDRSVQVPSDAVNLHWVLGNKLLLGSVNANRDHFEMGIRDLALGEMMYPGVLEKILTNPVDGLENYKEMMRLLVEDKEALKVYVNVAEV; from the coding sequence ATGAAAGCCGTCGCGGTTACTCCGGGTACCCCCAACAGCGTCCACTTGGAAGACATTCCCGAGCCGAGCGTGGATCAAGTGCCCGACGGCAAGGGTGTCCTGGTCCGCGTCCTCAAGGTCGGCGTGGACGCAACGGACCGTGAGATCAACGACGCGCTCTATGGCAACGCTCCCGAGGGCGACGACTACTTGGTGATCGGCCACGAATCCTTCGGCATCGTGGAAGCGGTTGGTGAAAACGTCCGTCGGGTCAGAGTGGGCGACTACGTGACCGCGACCGTGCGGCGTCCCGGCGGGTCGATTTACGACCTGATCGGCACCAACGACATGACCAGCGAAGAAGAGTATTTCGAGCGAGGCATTAACCTACGCCACGGTTACTTGACCGAACGGTTCGTGGATGAAGAAGAATACATCGTGCGTGTGCCCGAAGGACTGAAGCACTTGCATGTTCTGCAAGAGCCGATGAGCTGCGCAGCCAAGGCGGTTCATCAAGCCTACGAAGCACAACGTCGAATGAAGGTCTGGCGACCAAAGCTGGCGTTTGTTCTCGGCGCGGGCCAAATCGGCTTGCTGACCACGCTGATCCTGCGACTCAAAGGAATCGAAGTCTACACGTTGGCACGCGGTGCGGCTCCCAATCTGAAGAGCGAGATCGTGTCGGGTTTCGAAGCCACCTACGTCAGCACGCGAGAAACGTCGATCGCCGAGTTGGTTGCCAAGTCCGGCAAGCCCGACTTGATCGTCGACGCGACCGGCAGCAGCTCGCTGGCGTTTGAAGCGATGCAGCATCTCGGGCACAACGGCGTCGTCGTCTGGACCAGCATCACCGGTGGCGACCGCTCGGTCCAAGTCCCCTCGGACGCGGTGAACTTGCATTGGGTGCTGGGAAACAAGCTGCTGTTGGGCAGCGTCAACGCAAACCGCGATCACTTTGAAATGGGCATCCGCGACTTGGCACTGGGCGAAATGATGTACCCAGGCGTCTTGGAAAAGATCCTGACCAATCCGGTGGATGGGCTGGAAAACTACAAGGAAATGATGCGTCTGCTGGTCGAAGACAAAGAAGCCTTGAAGGTCTACGTCAACGTCGCCGAAGTCTGA
- the sufD gene encoding Fe-S cluster assembly protein SufD encodes MIETLTQNFDAAGMEAFLQTRDNEPGWLTDARREAWAQAEAMSWPERRHEEWIRTDLRMFQLQKYAIPTADQTATPSLHQLLDGVQLGGRIETYDSCVTSESLSDELAAKGVVFGSLSRLAEEHADLIRSHLFTAFDIGHDKFAALHAATMAGGQFLYVPRGVVIDRPLHIGSVLSDGGTDTTHTLIVLDEGAEATVLHEYNSVDHSAGGLHLGGVEIIQKPGSHFRYVNLQEWGHKTYHFAQQKAIIDRDCTLQWTLAAMGSGMTKVNQTVDLVGPGADSQVNGVMFTEGRQHLAYHTQQHHKAPSCHSDFLYKAAQQDKSRTVWRGMIKVDPIAQKTDGYQRNDNLVLSAHSRADSIPGLEIEADDVRCTHGSTTAQVDEEQLFYARCRGFTRKEATRMIVNGFFQQIFDRITIESVREALGAAIARQVREYE; translated from the coding sequence ATGATCGAGACATTGACGCAGAACTTTGATGCAGCGGGGATGGAGGCTTTTCTCCAAACTCGCGACAACGAGCCGGGTTGGCTGACGGACGCACGCCGCGAGGCTTGGGCACAGGCCGAGGCGATGAGCTGGCCGGAGAGGCGGCACGAGGAATGGATTCGCACCGATTTGCGAATGTTTCAACTGCAGAAGTACGCCATACCGACCGCCGACCAAACGGCCACCCCTTCGCTGCATCAATTGCTCGATGGAGTCCAACTCGGTGGTCGAATCGAGACTTATGACAGTTGTGTGACGAGTGAGTCCCTCAGCGACGAGTTGGCCGCCAAAGGTGTCGTGTTTGGCAGCTTGTCGCGATTGGCCGAAGAGCACGCCGATCTGATTCGCAGCCACCTGTTCACCGCGTTTGACATCGGCCACGACAAGTTTGCGGCGTTGCACGCCGCCACAATGGCGGGCGGTCAGTTCTTGTATGTGCCCCGTGGTGTGGTGATCGACAGGCCTTTGCACATCGGTTCGGTTCTTTCCGACGGCGGCACCGATACGACTCACACGCTGATCGTATTGGACGAAGGTGCCGAGGCCACGGTCTTGCACGAGTACAACAGCGTTGACCACAGTGCCGGAGGATTGCACTTGGGCGGTGTTGAGATCATCCAAAAACCGGGGTCTCATTTCCGCTACGTCAATTTGCAGGAGTGGGGACACAAGACGTATCACTTCGCACAGCAGAAAGCGATCATTGATCGTGATTGCACGCTGCAGTGGACGCTTGCGGCCATGGGTTCTGGGATGACGAAGGTGAATCAGACGGTTGATTTGGTGGGTCCCGGCGCGGACAGCCAAGTCAATGGAGTGATGTTCACCGAAGGCCGCCAGCACTTGGCTTACCACACGCAGCAGCATCACAAGGCCCCCAGTTGCCACAGCGATTTCCTGTACAAGGCCGCACAGCAGGACAAAAGCCGAACGGTTTGGCGTGGGATGATCAAGGTCGACCCGATAGCGCAGAAGACCGACGGATATCAGCGAAATGACAATCTGGTGCTGTCGGCACATTCGCGGGCCGACTCGATCCCGGGCCTGGAGATTGAAGCCGATGATGTCCGTTGCACACACGGCAGCACGACCGCCCAGGTCGATGAAGAACAACTGTTTTACGCAAGATGCCGGGGTTTCACGCGAAAGGAAGCCACACGCATGATCGTCAACGGTTTCTTTCAGCAGATCTTTGACCGGATCACGATCGAAAGCGTTCGAGAAGCATTGGGTGCCGCGATTGCTCGCCAAGTCCGCGAGTACGAATGA
- the sufB gene encoding Fe-S cluster assembly protein SufB yields the protein MATDVTEKSDIGEINKYNFRTETTGVFKAQKGLNREIVHQISDIKKEPDWMREFRLRSLDIFESKPMPKWGGSIDINFQDIFYYLKPTDHQGKTWDDVPQEIKDTFDKLGIPEAEKKFLAGVKAQFESEVVYGSLEEDLAKKGVIFTDTDTAVREHSDLLREYFGKIIPPEDNKFAALNSAVWSGGSFIYIPKGVSIDFPLQAYFRINAESMGQFERTLILVDEGANVHYVEGCTAPMYSTESLHSAVVEVVVKRNARCRYTTIQNWANNIYNLVTKRAYAYGDATMEWVDGNLGSKLTMKYPAVHMMEPGARGEILSIAFSSAGQHQDAGAKLVHAAPNTTGQIISKSISKNGGRSSYRGLVRVEPGAHNSKNNVVCDALILDPESRSDTYPYIEICEQDVQIGHEASVSRIGEEQMFYLLSRGLTEQEASTMIVNGFIEPLVKELPMEYAIEMNRLIQLQMEGSVG from the coding sequence ATGGCTACTGACGTTACCGAAAAGTCCGATATCGGCGAAATCAATAAGTACAATTTCCGTACCGAGACCACCGGCGTGTTCAAAGCGCAAAAGGGGCTCAATCGCGAGATTGTCCATCAGATTTCAGACATCAAGAAAGAACCTGACTGGATGCGTGAGTTTCGTCTTCGCTCGCTGGACATCTTTGAGTCCAAGCCGATGCCGAAGTGGGGTGGCAGCATCGACATCAATTTCCAGGACATTTTTTACTACCTGAAACCGACCGATCACCAAGGAAAGACTTGGGACGACGTGCCTCAGGAAATCAAGGACACGTTTGATAAGCTCGGGATTCCCGAAGCCGAGAAGAAGTTTCTGGCGGGTGTGAAGGCACAGTTTGAAAGCGAAGTGGTTTACGGATCATTGGAAGAGGACCTCGCCAAGAAAGGTGTGATCTTTACCGATACCGATACCGCCGTCCGCGAGCACTCGGATTTGCTCCGTGAGTATTTCGGTAAGATCATTCCACCGGAGGACAACAAATTCGCGGCGCTCAACAGCGCGGTGTGGTCCGGCGGCTCGTTCATCTACATTCCTAAAGGAGTGTCGATCGATTTCCCGCTTCAAGCCTATTTCCGCATCAATGCCGAGAGCATGGGGCAATTCGAACGAACGTTGATCCTCGTCGACGAAGGTGCCAATGTGCATTACGTCGAAGGCTGCACGGCGCCCATGTACAGCACCGAGAGCTTGCACAGCGCGGTGGTCGAAGTCGTTGTGAAACGTAACGCACGGTGCCGTTACACCACGATCCAAAACTGGGCGAACAACATTTACAATCTCGTGACCAAGCGGGCGTACGCCTACGGTGACGCGACGATGGAATGGGTCGATGGGAACTTGGGTAGCAAGCTGACGATGAAGTATCCCGCGGTCCACATGATGGAACCGGGCGCTCGCGGCGAAATCCTCTCGATCGCGTTCTCCAGCGCCGGGCAGCATCAGGATGCCGGAGCAAAACTGGTTCACGCGGCTCCCAACACAACCGGACAGATCATCAGCAAGAGTATCAGCAAGAACGGTGGACGCAGCAGCTATCGCGGCCTCGTCCGCGTCGAACCGGGTGCCCACAACAGCAAAAACAATGTCGTCTGCGATGCGTTGATCCTGGACCCCGAGAGCCGTAGCGACACGTATCCCTACATCGAAATCTGCGAGCAAGATGTTCAGATCGGACACGAAGCAAGCGTTTCGCGAATCGGTGAGGAGCAAATGTTTTACCTGCTCAGTCGCGGGCTGACCGAACAGGAAGCCAGCACGATGATCGTCAACGGTTTCATCGAACCGCTGGTCAAAGAATTGCCGATGGAATACGCGATCGAAATGAATCGCCTGATCCAATTGCAAATGGAAGGCAGCGTGGGCTGA
- a CDS encoding SRPBCC family protein, with product MPAFHVERSVLIDATPEKVFETVSDYATWTAWSPWLPADRDAKVTVSEDSNSVGSRYHWAGPVVGEGEMRHLTLKSPQRIEDELNFLKPHRSKSKVTFEIVPSGQQTKVTWHMDGKLPWFMFWMTGMMKTFIGMDFQRGLKMLKELIETGTVLSNTEVDKIVEMGEGVTKGDLLIGIREKCSLDEVGAKMQAILPRVQQGLAAAGVATDGDVVSVYHPVDIKCGDVDFTTGWTVPHGTVTPSGLTSLQLSDGEAFHVRHTGSYENLGNAWSAAYQYARAKKIKLAKRAAFEVYRNDPAQTPCAELVTDIYLPV from the coding sequence ATGCCTGCTTTTCACGTTGAACGCAGTGTGTTGATCGATGCTACGCCTGAAAAGGTGTTTGAAACCGTCAGCGATTATGCAACTTGGACCGCATGGTCTCCTTGGCTGCCGGCCGACCGCGATGCCAAAGTCACCGTGAGCGAAGATTCCAACTCTGTCGGATCTCGCTACCACTGGGCTGGCCCCGTCGTCGGCGAAGGCGAGATGCGGCATTTGACACTCAAGAGTCCTCAACGCATCGAAGACGAACTGAACTTTCTCAAGCCGCACCGCTCAAAATCCAAGGTGACCTTTGAGATTGTCCCGTCGGGCCAGCAAACCAAGGTGACGTGGCACATGGACGGCAAACTGCCGTGGTTCATGTTTTGGATGACCGGAATGATGAAAACCTTCATCGGCATGGACTTCCAACGTGGTCTCAAAATGCTGAAGGAGTTGATCGAAACGGGAACGGTTCTTTCGAACACCGAGGTCGACAAGATCGTTGAGATGGGCGAGGGCGTGACGAAGGGAGACCTGCTGATCGGCATCCGCGAGAAATGCTCGCTTGACGAGGTTGGTGCCAAGATGCAGGCGATCTTGCCGCGGGTGCAGCAAGGCCTCGCGGCCGCGGGGGTCGCAACGGATGGCGATGTCGTCAGTGTTTACCATCCGGTAGACATCAAGTGCGGAGACGTTGATTTCACGACCGGTTGGACGGTGCCTCATGGAACCGTAACGCCCAGCGGATTGACTTCGCTGCAGTTGTCGGACGGCGAAGCCTTTCATGTGCGACACACGGGGAGCTACGAAAATCTTGGCAATGCGTGGAGTGCTGCCTATCAGTACGCGAGGGCGAAAAAAATCAAACTGGCCAAGCGTGCCGCATTCGAGGTTTACCGAAATGATCCCGCTCAGACGCCGTGCGCCGAGTTGGTCACGGACATTTACTTACCCGTTTGA
- the sufC gene encoding Fe-S cluster assembly ATPase SufC, producing MSHVLKIENLHVAVGDKPILRGVNLTINHGETHALMGPNGSGKSTLGLAIMGHPGYEVTEGSITLDGADVLEMSPDVRARSGIFMAFQRPMAIPGVKMADFLRHATTNVRRPERKEGEELIPMREFRAELKEKMAHLRMDPEFARRYVNDGFSGGEMKRAEILQLAMLQPKFAILDETDSGLDADAVRLASESIADIGHQKMGLLIITHHDKLLEHNPPQYTHVMLGGRIVETGGAELADELHQHGYDRIRKAYPDAEAANQEMLADDAVSV from the coding sequence ATGTCACACGTTCTGAAAATCGAAAACCTTCACGTCGCCGTTGGTGACAAACCGATCCTTCGTGGCGTCAACCTGACGATCAATCACGGTGAAACCCACGCGTTGATGGGCCCCAACGGCAGCGGCAAGAGCACGTTGGGTTTGGCGATCATGGGACACCCCGGCTACGAAGTCACTGAGGGCAGCATCACGCTGGACGGTGCCGACGTTTTGGAAATGTCACCCGATGTCCGCGCTCGCTCGGGGATCTTCATGGCGTTCCAACGCCCGATGGCGATTCCCGGAGTCAAGATGGCCGACTTCCTGCGTCACGCAACGACCAACGTTCGACGTCCAGAGCGCAAGGAGGGCGAGGAGCTGATTCCGATGCGTGAGTTCCGAGCGGAGCTGAAAGAAAAGATGGCGCACTTGCGTATGGATCCCGAGTTCGCTCGCCGCTACGTCAACGATGGATTCTCGGGCGGTGAGATGAAGCGAGCTGAGATCCTGCAACTGGCGATGTTGCAGCCGAAGTTTGCGATCTTGGACGAAACCGACTCCGGGCTCGATGCCGACGCGGTGCGTTTGGCGAGCGAATCGATCGCCGACATCGGCCATCAAAAGATGGGGCTGTTGATCATCACGCACCACGACAAACTGCTGGAACATAACCCGCCTCAGTACACACACGTGATGCTCGGTGGGCGGATCGTCGAGACCGGGGGTGCCGAACTCGCAGACGAACTGCATCAGCACGGGTATGACCGCATCCGCAAAGCTTACCCCGATGCGGAAGCCGCCAATCAAGAAATGTTGGCTGACGACGCTGTCTCGGTCTGA